A genomic segment from Bradysia coprophila strain Holo2 chromosome III, BU_Bcop_v1, whole genome shotgun sequence encodes:
- the LOC119079611 gene encoding F-actin-capping protein subunit beta translates to MSDLQMDCALDLMRRLPPQQIEKNLIDLIDLVPGLCEDLLSSVDQPLKIAKDRESGKDYLLCDYNRDGDSYRSPWSNTYEPALEDGSMPSERLRKLEIEANLAFDQYREMYYEGGVSSVYLWDLDHGFAGVILIKKAGDGSKKIKGCWDSIHVVEVQEKSSGRTAHYKLTSTAMLWLQTNKIGSGTMNLGGSLTRQVEQDASISESSPHIANIGRMVEDMENKIRSTLNEIYFGKTKDIGNGLRSIQSLDDQRQQAGMKQELAKALVRRNVKGDN, encoded by the exons ATG TCTGATCTTCAAATGGATTGTGCTTTGGATCTAATGAGACGATTGCCACCTCAGCaaatcgagaaaaatctcattgatttgattgatttgGTTCCGGGTCTGTGCGAGGATTTACTGTCTTCCGTCGATCAACCACTCAAAATAGCAAAAGATCGTGAATCAGGAAAAGATTATCTACTTTGCGATTACAATCGGGATGGTGATTCGTATCG ATCGCCATGGTCCAACACTTACGAACCGGCCCTGGAGGATGGTTCGATGCCATCGGAGCGGCTAAGAAAATTGGAGATTGAAGCCAATCTTGCCTTTGATCAGTATCGTGAAATGTACTACGAGGGTGGCGTATCATCAGTGTATCTGTGGGACTTGGATCACGGATTCGCTGGAGTAATTCTAATCAAAAAAGCTGGCGATGGCAGTAAGAAAATTAAAGGCTGTTGGGATTCCATTCATGTTGTTGAAGTGCAAGAGAAAAGTTCCGGACGCACGGCACACTACAAATTAACATCGACAGCTATGCTGTGGctacaaacaaataaaattggttcCGGAACGATGAACCTCGGCGGTAGTTTGACACGACAG GTCGAACAAGATGCAAGTATTAGTGAATCATCACCACACATTGCCAACATCGGACGTATGGTGGAGgatatggaaaataaaatccgaAGTACTCTCAACGAAATTTACTTCGGTAAAACGAAAGACATTGGTAATGGACTTCGAAGCATTCAGTCGTTAGACGATCAAAGACAACAGGCCGGTATGAAACAGGAATTGGCTAAAGCGTTGGTGCGTCGAAATGTGAAAGGCGATAACTGA